Proteins from a genomic interval of Clostridium scatologenes:
- the grdD gene encoding glycine/sarcosine/betaine reductase complex component C subunit alpha produces the protein MDSTKKIIAEVFNEIAEGIESGTFSKKVKIGLTTFGSEHGIEEMIKAAEMAKSKYGDFDVVLIGPKVDCDLEVVEAEDAEDGHKKMVELLEKKQLDGCVTQHFDFPIGVSTVGKLVTPALGKELILATTTGTTSTNRVEGMIKNAISGIAVAKAVGIKEPTVGILNVDGARAVERSLMELQHGGYDIKFAESLRADGGAVMRGNDILTGTPDVMICDSLTGNLMVKIFSSFTTGGNYETLGYGYGPGIGENYDKLINIVSRASGAPLICEALRYCATCAKNHVLIKASTEFKLANTAGLNNIIDKLLAKDKPSVSEKVEIPTKKVVTFAIPGIDILDLDDACKSLWREDIYSESGMGCTGPVILVNEQDGDKAIEVLKKTGYK, from the coding sequence TTGGATAGCACAAAAAAAATAATAGCTGAAGTCTTTAATGAAATAGCAGAAGGTATTGAAAGCGGAACTTTTTCAAAAAAAGTTAAAATAGGACTTACAACTTTTGGATCAGAGCATGGCATAGAAGAAATGATAAAGGCAGCTGAAATGGCTAAGAGTAAGTACGGAGATTTTGATGTTGTGCTTATAGGGCCTAAAGTTGATTGTGATTTAGAAGTAGTAGAAGCTGAAGATGCAGAAGATGGACATAAAAAAATGGTAGAACTTTTAGAAAAAAAGCAATTGGATGGTTGTGTAACTCAACATTTTGATTTCCCAATAGGAGTTTCTACAGTTGGAAAACTAGTGACACCAGCTTTAGGAAAAGAATTAATTCTTGCAACAACTACAGGAACTACATCTACAAATAGAGTAGAAGGTATGATAAAGAATGCTATATCTGGAATCGCAGTAGCAAAGGCAGTAGGTATAAAAGAGCCTACTGTAGGAATACTTAATGTAGATGGAGCAAGAGCTGTAGAAAGATCATTAATGGAACTTCAACATGGGGGATATGATATTAAATTTGCGGAATCTCTAAGAGCAGATGGTGGAGCGGTAATGAGAGGCAATGATATTTTAACAGGAACACCAGATGTTATGATATGTGATTCTTTAACAGGAAATCTCATGGTTAAGATATTTTCATCATTTACAACTGGAGGAAATTATGAGACTTTAGGTTATGGATATGGACCAGGCATAGGCGAAAATTATGATAAACTTATAAATATAGTTTCTCGTGCTTCAGGAGCACCACTTATATGTGAAGCATTAAGATATTGTGCAACTTGTGCTAAAAACCATGTGCTTATAAAAGCATCAACTGAGTTTAAATTAGCAAATACAGCAGGTTTAAATAATATTATAGATAAATTGTTAGCAAAGGATAAACCATCAGTATCAGAAAAGGTGGAAATTCCAACTAAAAAGGTAGTTACTTTTGCTATACCAGGAATAGATATATTGGATCTTGATGATGCATGTAAGTCATTATGGAGAGAAGATATATATTCAGAAAGCGGTATGGGATGCACAGGACCTGTAATATTGGTAAATGAACAGGATGGAGATAAGGCTATAGAAGTATTGAAGAAAACAGGATATAAATAA
- a CDS encoding phosphoglycerate kinase, which yields MAFNKKTIEDVEVKGKRVLARCDFNVPLKDGAITDENRLVGAMPTIKYLVEKGAKVILCSHLGKAKGPDPKLTLAPVAKRLSEMLGKEVVFAADDTVVGENAKKAVAEMKDGDVVLLENTRFRKEEGKNEEAFSKDLASLADIYVNDAFGTAHRAHCSTVGVTQFVDTAVCGYLIQKELKFLGEAVNTPERPFVAILGGAKVSDKINVINNLLEKVNTLIIGGGMAYTFLKAQGYTIGTSLLEADKVDYAKEMMEKAETKGVKLLLPIDNVVGEKFAADTAPVTTEDANIPEGYMGLDIGPKTSKIYADAIKDAKTVVWNGPMGVFEFENFAKGTIAVAKAMADADATTVIGGGDSAAAVNTLGFGDKMTHISTGGGASLEFLEGKALPGIEALNDK from the coding sequence ATGGCTTTTAACAAAAAGACAATTGAAGATGTAGAAGTAAAGGGAAAAAGAGTGCTAGCGAGATGTGACTTCAATGTGCCACTAAAGGATGGAGCTATAACTGATGAAAATAGATTAGTTGGAGCAATGCCAACTATAAAATATTTAGTAGAAAAAGGAGCTAAAGTTATACTTTGCTCACATCTTGGAAAAGCTAAAGGACCAGATCCAAAATTGACGTTAGCTCCAGTAGCTAAGAGGTTATCAGAAATGCTTGGAAAAGAAGTAGTTTTTGCTGCTGATGATACAGTTGTTGGTGAAAATGCTAAAAAAGCAGTAGCTGAAATGAAAGATGGAGATGTAGTTTTACTAGAAAACACAAGATTTAGAAAAGAAGAAGGAAAAAATGAAGAAGCATTTTCAAAAGATTTAGCTTCTCTTGCTGATATATATGTAAATGATGCATTTGGAACTGCGCATAGGGCTCATTGTTCAACAGTTGGAGTTACTCAATTTGTTGATACTGCTGTATGTGGATATTTAATTCAAAAAGAATTGAAATTCTTGGGAGAAGCTGTAAATACTCCAGAAAGACCATTTGTTGCAATACTTGGTGGAGCTAAAGTATCAGATAAAATTAATGTTATAAACAATTTGCTTGAAAAAGTAAATACATTAATAATTGGTGGAGGAATGGCTTATACATTCTTAAAAGCTCAAGGGTATACTATTGGAACTTCACTTCTTGAAGCAGATAAAGTAGATTATGCTAAAGAAATGATGGAAAAGGCTGAAACTAAGGGAGTTAAGTTATTACTTCCAATAGATAATGTAGTTGGAGAAAAATTTGCAGCAGATACAGCTCCAGTTACAACTGAAGATGCTAATATTCCTGAAGGATACATGGGATTAGATATTGGACCAAAAACTTCAAAAATTTATGCAGATGCTATTAAAGATGCTAAAACAGTAGTTTGGAATGGACCAATGGGAGTTTTCGAATTTGAAAACTTTGCAAAAGGAACTATTGCAGTTGCTAAGGCTATGGCTGATGCAGATGCTACAACTGTTATAGGTGGAGGAGATAGTGCTGCAGCTGTAAATACATTAGGTTTCGGAGACAAAATGACTCATATTTCAACTGGTGGTGGAGCTTCACTTGAATTCTTAGAAGGAAAAGCTTTACCAGGAATAGAAGCACTTAATGATAAGTAG
- the rpoN gene encoding RNA polymerase factor sigma-54, with the protein MDFSLNLTQEQKLIMTQEMQLSVKLLQMSSFELQEYVEKEIQENPVLDAKVNAQSSEDHKEIDYKQLIKYFEFDNYSHHNYEKNDDDEVSPFNFISEKKSLKEYLQEQIRDLNEKDYVKAVCFYIVENIDARGYLDVSDKEIVEELKISKKLADYSIKTIQSLEPDGIGAKDLKDCLKIQINKKGLEDENIYKIIDEYLELLAENKYNLIAKYLNIDVKKAQEYGDIIKSLRPRPSSGFYTGEDVKYIVPDAQIRKIDNEYYIIMNEDVTPKLSINAMYKEIIQNENDKNAVDYVKEKLNSAIFLIKSIQHRKSTIYRVLEKILELQRDYFEYGNKYLKPMTLKEISESLEMHESTVSRAIRDKYIYTNNGTIKIKDLFTTGLSKSSTGEDVSTKIIKDAIKDLIDKENKEKPLSDQAICDILTGKGMNISRRTVAKYREEIGIKSSKGRKRF; encoded by the coding sequence ATGGATTTCAGCTTGAATTTAACTCAGGAACAAAAATTGATAATGACTCAAGAAATGCAATTATCCGTTAAATTACTTCAAATGTCTAGTTTTGAACTCCAAGAATATGTGGAAAAAGAAATCCAAGAAAATCCGGTATTAGATGCCAAAGTTAATGCACAAAGCAGTGAAGACCATAAAGAAATTGATTATAAACAGTTAATTAAATATTTTGAATTTGACAACTACAGCCACCATAACTATGAAAAAAATGATGATGATGAAGTTTCTCCATTTAATTTTATATCAGAAAAGAAATCTCTTAAAGAATATTTGCAGGAACAAATAAGAGATTTAAATGAAAAGGATTACGTAAAAGCTGTTTGTTTCTATATAGTTGAGAATATAGATGCCAGGGGATATTTGGATGTTTCGGATAAAGAAATAGTAGAAGAACTCAAAATATCAAAGAAGCTTGCAGATTATTCTATAAAAACAATACAATCATTAGAGCCCGATGGTATAGGTGCCAAAGATTTAAAGGATTGTTTAAAGATACAAATAAATAAAAAAGGATTAGAAGATGAGAATATATATAAAATAATTGATGAATATTTGGAACTTCTAGCAGAAAATAAATATAATCTTATAGCAAAATATTTAAACATAGATGTAAAAAAAGCACAGGAGTATGGTGATATAATAAAATCCTTAAGACCAAGACCTTCTAGTGGTTTTTATACGGGAGAAGATGTAAAATACATAGTACCAGATGCTCAAATTAGAAAAATAGATAATGAATATTATATAATTATGAATGAAGATGTTACACCTAAGCTTAGTATAAATGCAATGTATAAAGAGATTATTCAAAATGAAAATGATAAAAATGCAGTGGATTATGTGAAAGAAAAATTGAATAGTGCTATTTTTTTAATAAAAAGTATACAGCATAGGAAAAGTACTATATATAGAGTTTTGGAAAAAATATTAGAGCTTCAAAGAGATTACTTTGAATATGGAAATAAATATTTAAAGCCTATGACATTAAAAGAAATTTCAGAAAGCTTAGAGATGCATGAATCAACTGTTAGTAGAGCAATAAGAGATAAATATATATATACTAATAATGGTACCATAAAAATTAAAGATTTATTTACTACTGGATTATCTAAATCCAGTACAGGTGAAGATGTATCTACAAAAATAATAAAAGATGCTATAAAAGATTTAATAGATAAAGAAAATAAGGAGAAACCTTTATCAGATCAAGCTATATGCGATATATTAACTGGTAAAGGTATGAATATTTCAAGGAGAACTGTAGCAAAATATAGAGAGGAAATTGGAATAAAGTCATCAAAAGGGAGAAAAAGATTCTAA
- the gap gene encoding type I glyceraldehyde-3-phosphate dehydrogenase, producing MIKVAINGFGRIGRLAFRQMFGAEGYDVVAINDLTDPKMLAHLLKYDSSQGRYQGTVEAKESSIVVNGKEIKIYAEADASKLPWGEIGVDVVLECTGFYVSKAKSQAHINAGAKKVVISAPAGNDLPTVVFNVNHDILTAEDHIISAASCTTNCLAPMAKALNDYAPIQSGIMSTIHAYTGDQMVLDGPHRKGDFRRARAAAVNIVPNSTGAAKAIGLVIPELKGKLIGSAQRVPVPTGSTTILVSVVKGKDVTVEGINAAMKAASNESFGYTEEQLVSSDIVGITYGSLFDATQTMVSKIGEDLYQVQTVAWYDNENSYTSQMVRTIKHFANFLK from the coding sequence ATGATTAAAGTAGCTATTAATGGTTTTGGAAGAATAGGAAGACTAGCATTCAGACAGATGTTCGGTGCAGAAGGATATGATGTTGTTGCAATCAACGATTTAACAGATCCTAAAATGCTAGCACACTTATTAAAATATGATTCATCTCAAGGTAGATATCAAGGAACAGTAGAAGCTAAAGAATCTTCTATTGTTGTTAATGGAAAAGAAATTAAAATATATGCAGAAGCTGATGCTTCAAAACTTCCATGGGGAGAAATTGGAGTAGATGTAGTGCTTGAATGTACTGGTTTCTATGTATCAAAAGCAAAATCTCAAGCACATATTAATGCAGGTGCTAAGAAAGTTGTTATTTCAGCTCCAGCTGGTAATGATCTTCCAACAGTTGTATTTAATGTAAATCATGATATATTAACTGCTGAAGATCACATAATTTCAGCTGCATCATGTACTACTAACTGCTTAGCTCCAATGGCTAAAGCACTTAATGATTATGCTCCAATTCAATCTGGTATAATGTCAACAATTCATGCTTATACTGGAGATCAAATGGTATTAGACGGACCACACAGAAAAGGTGATTTTAGACGTGCTAGAGCAGCAGCTGTAAATATAGTTCCAAATTCAACAGGAGCTGCAAAAGCTATCGGATTAGTTATTCCAGAATTAAAAGGAAAATTAATTGGTTCTGCACAAAGAGTTCCAGTTCCAACTGGTTCAACAACAATCTTAGTTTCAGTTGTTAAAGGAAAAGATGTTACAGTTGAAGGAATCAATGCTGCTATGAAAGCTGCTTCAAATGAATCTTTTGGTTATACTGAAGAACAATTAGTATCTTCTGATATCGTTGGAATCACTTATGGTTCTTTATTTGATGCAACTCAAACAATGGTTTCTAAAATAGGAGAAGATTTATATCAAGTTCAAACAGTTGCATGGTATGACAATGAAAATTCATACACTAGCCAAATGGTTAGAACTATAAAGCATTTTGCTAATTTCTTAAAGTAA
- the tpiA gene encoding triose-phosphate isomerase — protein sequence MRKAIIAGNWKMNNTVEEGLKLVEELKGLVKDAKCDVVVCPSFVCLDAVLKAVKGSNIKVGAQNMYFEEKGAFTGEVAPSMLEKMGVDYVIIGHSERRQYFNETDETVNKKVKKAFEHKLIPIVCCGETLEEREKNVTEEVLGRQIKLDLEGLTNEQVETLVVAYEPIWAIGTGKTATDEQANETIAYIRNVIAVMYGKETAEKTRIQYGGSVKPATIKAQMAKSDIDGALVGGASLKSADFAAIVNY from the coding sequence ATGAGAAAAGCAATAATAGCAGGAAACTGGAAAATGAACAATACTGTAGAAGAAGGCTTGAAATTAGTTGAAGAATTGAAAGGTCTTGTAAAGGATGCTAAATGCGATGTAGTTGTATGTCCTAGTTTTGTATGTTTAGATGCTGTATTAAAAGCAGTTAAAGGAAGCAATATAAAAGTTGGAGCACAAAACATGTACTTTGAAGAAAAGGGAGCATTTACAGGAGAAGTAGCACCTTCAATGCTTGAAAAAATGGGAGTAGATTATGTAATAATCGGACACAGTGAAAGAAGACAATACTTTAATGAAACAGATGAAACTGTAAATAAAAAAGTTAAAAAGGCATTTGAACATAAGTTAATTCCAATAGTTTGTTGCGGAGAAACTTTGGAGGAAAGAGAAAAGAATGTAACTGAAGAAGTCTTAGGAAGACAAATAAAATTAGATTTAGAAGGACTCACAAATGAACAAGTTGAAACATTAGTTGTAGCATATGAGCCAATTTGGGCTATAGGAACTGGTAAGACAGCTACAGATGAGCAAGCTAATGAAACAATAGCTTACATCAGAAACGTAATTGCTGTAATGTATGGAAAAGAAACAGCAGAAAAAACAAGAATTCAATACGGTGGATCAGTAAAACCAGCTACAATTAAAGCACAAATGGCAAAGTCTGATATAGACGGTGCTCTAGTTGGAGGAGCAAGCTTAAAATCAGCAGATTTTGCAGCAATAGTAAACTATTAG
- a CDS encoding sugar-binding transcriptional regulator, whose protein sequence is MEQLLKLQQKIVPELIELLEKRYNILRTIYYNQPIGRRVLANNLGIGERIVRTEINFLKNQNFIEINTPGMSITKNGEEIIDKLKDFIHEIKGLSDIENTIKESLKLKDVIIVPGDVYEDKTVMNELGRTAASYLKNAIKSDCIIGVTGGFTIKEVIDNMPKMTHVKNVMVVPARGGLGRNVEIQANTLAAKLADKIEGTYKLLHVPENLSDKAMSAMMEEEDIKSILSIIHNANMLIYGIGRADQMAQRRGLSSEEIQKIEEVGAVGEAFGYYFNKKGDIVYATSSIGARIDDISNIETRIAVSGGKNKAEAIISTEINNNNSVLITDEGAAREILSIIK, encoded by the coding sequence ATGGAGCAATTATTAAAATTACAACAAAAGATAGTACCAGAACTTATAGAATTACTTGAAAAAAGATATAACATACTTAGAACTATATACTATAATCAGCCTATTGGAAGAAGAGTATTAGCTAATAATTTAGGAATCGGAGAAAGAATAGTAAGGACAGAAATAAATTTCCTAAAAAATCAAAATTTTATTGAGATAAATACTCCGGGTATGAGTATAACAAAAAATGGTGAAGAAATAATTGATAAACTTAAGGATTTTATTCATGAAATAAAAGGTTTATCAGATATCGAAAATACTATAAAAGAAAGCTTAAAATTGAAGGATGTCATAATTGTTCCAGGAGATGTATATGAAGATAAAACGGTAATGAATGAACTTGGAAGGACAGCAGCTTCATATTTAAAAAATGCTATTAAGTCTGATTGCATAATTGGTGTTACTGGTGGCTTTACTATTAAAGAAGTAATAGATAATATGCCTAAAATGACACATGTAAAAAATGTAATGGTAGTTCCTGCTAGAGGAGGGCTTGGAAGAAATGTGGAAATTCAAGCAAATACATTAGCAGCAAAGCTTGCAGATAAGATAGAAGGAACTTATAAATTACTTCATGTTCCTGAGAATTTAAGTGATAAAGCTATGAGCGCTATGATGGAAGAAGAAGATATAAAAAGTATACTAAGTATTATACATAATGCTAATATGCTAATATATGGAATCGGAAGAGCTGATCAAATGGCTCAAAGAAGAGGGCTTTCTAGTGAAGAGATACAAAAGATAGAAGAAGTTGGGGCTGTAGGAGAAGCGTTTGGATATTACTTTAATAAAAAAGGTGATATTGTTTATGCTACTTCAAGTATAGGAGCTAGAATTGATGATATTTCCAATATTGAAACTCGTATAGCTGTATCTGGTGGAAAAAATAAAGCAGAAGCTATAATTTCTACAGAAATAAACAATAATAATAGTGTGCTTATCACTGATGAAGGAGCAGCAAGAGAAATACTAAGCATTATAAAATAG
- a CDS encoding BMP family lipoprotein: MNKKKLTALCVSAIMAVSLFAGCGSSQQQGGSGSSTAKTVKVGLVTDEGGLNDKSFNESADKGIKKAKDELKNIDYKAIESKKKDEYQPNLQALVDNKSDIIFGIGYQMADQVTDMAKKYPDKKFAIIDQEIKAKNVVSLTFKEEEGSFLVGLIAGKTTKSNKIGFIGGKDFELINKFAAGYMAGAKTVNPNVQFDIRYANDYANPTKGEELATSMYNGGCDVIYHAAGGTGLGLFKATKNMTKPDKKLWAIGVDQDQAVGIVDSQKKPLYEDVILTSMMKRVDTATYDTISSLAKDSKFAGGTTKVYGLKENGVDIAPSSNKNVPKDILDLVAKYKTAIIDGKIKVPTTKDEAAKFVAPTI; the protein is encoded by the coding sequence ATGAATAAGAAAAAGTTAACAGCATTATGTGTAAGTGCCATAATGGCAGTTTCATTATTTGCAGGCTGTGGTTCAAGTCAGCAGCAAGGGGGATCTGGATCATCAACAGCAAAAACAGTTAAAGTAGGTCTTGTAACTGATGAAGGTGGATTAAATGATAAATCATTTAATGAATCAGCAGATAAAGGAATAAAGAAAGCTAAAGATGAATTAAAAAATATAGACTATAAAGCTATTGAGTCAAAGAAAAAGGATGAATATCAACCTAATCTTCAAGCTTTAGTAGATAATAAGTCAGATATAATATTTGGTATAGGATATCAGATGGCAGATCAAGTAACAGATATGGCTAAAAAGTATCCAGATAAGAAATTTGCCATAATAGATCAGGAGATTAAGGCAAAAAATGTTGTTTCACTTACTTTTAAAGAAGAAGAAGGTTCTTTTTTGGTAGGACTTATAGCTGGTAAAACAACAAAATCAAATAAGATAGGATTTATTGGTGGAAAAGATTTTGAATTAATCAATAAATTTGCAGCTGGATATATGGCTGGAGCTAAAACTGTAAATCCAAATGTACAATTTGATATAAGATATGCAAATGATTATGCTAATCCAACTAAAGGAGAAGAACTTGCAACTAGTATGTACAATGGTGGATGTGATGTAATTTATCATGCAGCAGGTGGTACTGGTCTTGGATTATTTAAAGCAACTAAGAATATGACTAAGCCAGATAAGAAACTTTGGGCTATAGGAGTTGACCAGGATCAGGCGGTTGGAATAGTGGATTCACAAAAGAAGCCATTATATGAAGATGTTATACTTACAAGTATGATGAAGAGAGTTGATACTGCAACTTATGATACAATTAGTAGTCTTGCTAAGGATTCAAAATTTGCTGGTGGAACAACTAAGGTATATGGTCTAAAAGAAAATGGTGTTGATATAGCTCCAAGTTCAAACAAGAATGTACCAAAAGATATATTGGATTTAGTTGCAAAATATAAGACTGCTATAATAGATGGAAAAATAAAAGTACCAACAACTAAAGACGAAGCAGCAAAATTTGTAGCACCAACAATATAG